From the genome of Alosa sapidissima isolate fAloSap1 chromosome 14, fAloSap1.pri, whole genome shotgun sequence, one region includes:
- the crispld2 gene encoding cysteine-rich secretory protein LCCL domain-containing 2 — translation MTHTSSMPMLLTLALLALAARQTAALFLPDSPELRKLMSRLQREADNSTADADAQPHTRHRRAIPWSDRDEILKLHNKLRGAVYPTASNMEYMVWDDQLERSATHWAHQCIWDHGPTDLLMSIGQNLAVHWGRYRSPAYHVQAWYDEVKDYTYPYPHECNPWCPDRCSGPMCTHYTQLVWATTSRVGCAVHTCSRMNVWGEIWENAVYLVCNYSPKGNWIGEAPYQHGRPCSQCPPSYGGGCRDNLCYKGDTQRPETEDMNEVERQQVPIQPRITTTRPKPRPRPTPARRPSVMPSTPRSTQFLAQNIKCETKMRDKCRGSTCNRYKCPANCLNKKGKVWGTLYYDVQSSICRAAMHYGVIDNSGGVVDITRKDRLPFFVKSTKNGIESFSKYKPSNAFVVARVERQSVDCYATVAEICPYKKPYTNCPRVYCPARCKNQPSYWAPVVGNSMYADSSSICRAAIHAGVIKDEGGNVDILALERKKSYVGVLKNSIQSDSKSSHDGGSFRVFAVRE, via the exons ATGACCCACACATCCTCCATGCCCATGCTGCTCACCCTGGCACTCCTGGCGCTGGCCGCCAGGCAGACGGCTGCCCTCTTCCTGCCCGACTCCCCGGAGCTGCGGAAGCTGATGAGCCGCCTTCAGCGCGAGGCCGACAACAGCACCGCCGACGCAGACGCCCAACCTCACACGCGCCATCGCCGCGCCATCCCCTGGTCCGACCGCGACGAGATCCTCAAGCTGCACAACAAGCTGCGCGGCGCCGTCTACCCTACCGCCTCCAACATGGAGTACATG gTCTGGGATGACCAGCTGGAGCGATCCGCCACTCATTGGGCACACCAATGCATATGGGACCATGGGCCCACGGATCTCCTCATGTCCATCGGGCAGAACCTGGCAGTGCACTGGGGCAG GTATCGCTCGCCAGCCTACCACGTGCAGGCCTGGTACGATGAGGTGAAGGACTACACCTACCCCTACCCTCATGAGTGCAACCCCTGGTGCCCTGACCGCTGTTCTGGACCTATGTGCACCCACTACACCCAG ctggtcTGGGCAACTACAAGTCGAGTGGGGTGTGCCGTGCACACGTGCTCCCGGATGAACGTGTGGGGAGAGATCTGGGAGAACGCCGTCTACCTCGTGTGCAACTACTCCCCCAA GGGCAACTGGATCGGAGAGGCCCCCTACCAACATGGCCGCCCTTGCTCCCAGTGCCCACCCAGCTATGGAGGAGGATGCAGAGACAACCTCTGCTATAAGG GAGACACCCAGCGTCCTGAGACAGAAGACATGAATGAGGTGGAGAGACAGCAGGTGCCCATCCAGCCCCgcatcaccaccaccagaccCAAGCCCAGGCCCAGACCCACCCCTGCCAGGAGACCTTCAGTCATGCCCTCCACACCAAGATCTACACAGTTCCTGG CCCAGAATATTAAATGTGAGACTAAGATGAGAGACAAATGCAGAGGATCTACCTGCAACAG GTATAAGTGTCCTGCTAACTGCTTGAACAAGAAGGGCAAAGTATGGGGTACACTGTATTATGATGTG CAATCAAGCATTTGCCGTGCTGCAATGCATTATGGGGTCATCGACAACAGTGGCGGTGTAGTAGACATTACCAGGAAGGACAGGCTACCATTCTTTGTCAAGTCAACAAAGAATGGCATTGAATCTTTCAG CAAATACAAACCTTCTAATGCCTTTGTTGTGGCGAGGGTAGAGA GGCAATCAGTGGACTGCTATGCCACAGTAGCAGAGATATGTCCATACAAGAAGCCCTATACCAACTGCCCCAG GGTATACTGTCCAGCGCGCTGCAAGAACCAGCCGTCCTATTGGGCTCCGGTGGTTGGAAACAGCATGTACGCTGAT AGCTCCAGCATCTGCAGAGCCGCCATCCACGCCGGGGTGATCAAGGATGAGGGAGGCAATGTGGACATCCTGGCCctggagaggaagaagagctaTGTCGGAGTTCTGAAGAACAGCATCCAGTCAGACAG tAAGAGCAGTCATGATGGGGGCTCATTCCGTGTCTTCGCTGTGCGAGAGTGA